ATTTCTTGACCACAGGTATCCATCGCACATGGGAGCCGCCAAAGGGGAGGCTGGTCAGGCGGTGGTAATGGCTGCCATCCGCGTTGACCACGACCGGGCCGACGTATCTATCATCACCATTCCACTCGCTAAAGACGATACGGTTATCCTCAGACCAGTCGGAGATGCCATGCACGGCAGGGTTATTCTCCGGTGACAGCCGTTTCAGGTCCGTGCCATAGACCACGGGGAGATGCTGGGCGACCATGGGCTGATGTTTAAAAACGTGTTCTACAAGGGCGCTGTGCTGGTGCCCAACATCATCCGCCCCCCCAAACCCATAAAACCGCGTCGGGTTAATGATCTCATCCAGTCAATTGACCTAACCGCCACCATTATAGACATTGCGCAGGCCGAGTCGCCCAGAGGCGCTTGGGGCAAGTCCCTCATCCCTTACCTCAAAGGCAAAGGCAAACCTCGCGAGGCGGCCTTCAGTGAACTGGCGGGCCACCGCAACAAAGGCAATTTTTTCGTCATGGTCGCCACACAGCGTTACCGGTACCTCTATGACCGCCAGAATGAGATACCCTGTGAGCTGTATGACCTCAAGGAAGACCCGGACGAGTTAAATAACCTGGTTAAAGACCCGGGATATAAAGACCTGCGCCAGGATTTGCACCGAGACTTTCTGGAGCCGTTTCTCGCAGGCCGTATCGGGTGATGGTGTCAATTAACGAAAATACGCTCCGGTTGAAAAAATAAGAGATTACTTCGTCGCTTCGCTCCTCCCAAAACACTCGTTAGTAAGTGTGTGACGACAACTTGATACTTGTTATTCCCCCGACAGCACGTCCTTATTGGCCTTGAGGAAGTCCTCCTCGATTTCAACCGCAAAGGTATTCAGAACCTTTGCCACCATGGACCAGTGTCCGATAGATAGCGTCAGTTCCACCAGGCCGGTATGGTCCAGGATTTCAGCGGCCGCAGTAAAGGTTTCGTCTGAAGGCCGACTGTCCTTCATGACCTCCTCGGTGAAGGCCAGAATGACCTTGTCTTCCTTGGTAAACAGGTCTGAGTCTCGCCAGCTTTCCATCTGCTTGACCTGCTCCGGAGCAAGCCCTGTCCGCAGAGCGATGGGTACGTGGTGGGCCCATTCATAGCGCGAGCCGCACATTTGGGAAATCCTGATAATGGCCAGCTCGCGATACCGGGAATCCAGGTCTGCTTTGAAGAGAAGCCTGTCTCCATAACGAATGAACTCCCGCGCCGCAGCGCTGCTGTGCGCGACCATGAGAAAAAGATTTCCTATGGGACCGGAGTTGGCTTCCATCTTGGCAAAAAAGTCCTGAATCTTTTTTGGTGAGTTTTCAAGATCTGCATAAGGTATTCTGGACATAACCCCTCCTTATTAATGATATTGCCCGGCCAGAATGGTTTTCTCCGCCGAGTTTAGGTTCGTTCGATTCATGTTGCAAGCGTTTTGTGGAAATCGCAGCTGATACCTCAGGCTCTGCCTCCTGGAACGGTGAGTGATTATCTTAAGCCGGATTTTGTGATGGATAGACACTGCGATTCAATGCTTGACAAAGGAAAATTACATGAATTATTATGTAGTACACGAAAGGATCGTTAATGGACCAATACGAAAACTGTATCATCTTTCTCCTGGCCAAGGCCTATCAGGGAGCTCAAGGCCTCTTTAAGAAAAAGCTTAAACCTTACGGCCTGACGCCGGTTCAGCATCTGATTTTGGAAGCGCTCTGGGAAGAGGACGGGCAGACAGCCGGTGACATTGGAAAAAAGCTGATCCTTGATCATGCCACCGTTTCCGGTGTGCTTGACCGAATGATGGACAGCGGCTGGATAACCAAGGAAACAGACGAGGCAGATAAAAGATTCCTTCGCGTTTACCTTTCAGACAGGGCTCAAGAACTCAAGCCCTCCCTTATCAGGGCTAGAGAGGAGGCCAATGAAGAAATCCTGGAGAATATGACTCTGGAAGAAAAAATTGTACTGAAGCGTCTGCTTAAAGAAATGAAGGCCTGATTTTTAACCATACGACGTTTCGTGTACTACTTATTTTAAAACCACCCGCCCCCATCCCTTTGGGGACTTCACAGGAGGGAAACATGTCAGATCAAGAAATTTACAAAAAATTTATTGAGTGGTTGGGAAACACCTGGTGGGAGTTAACTGAATCCGAGCACCTGATGCCCACCGTCACTTCCTATATCACGCCTGAAGACGCGGCTTTCCTGACCGGAATGCCCTTTTCCGGCAAAAGTCTGGAGGAGATGGCCGCCATTAAAGAAATGGACCCGGCCGAACTCGCCCCTCGCCTGAAAGAACTGGCCCAGAAAGGACTGATTTATGAGAGTATCAGGGGAGATTCCACTCGATACAGACTCAGTGACTCCTTTTTTCTTTTTTTACGCACG
This genomic interval from Deltaproteobacteria bacterium contains the following:
- a CDS encoding DUF4976 domain-containing protein, coding for MFKNVFYKGAVLVPNIIRPPKPIKPRRVNDLIQSIDLTATIIDIAQAESPRGAWGKSLIPYLKGKGKPREAAFSELAGHRNKGNFFVMVATQRYRYLYDRQNEIPCELYDLKEDPDELNNLVKDPGYKDLRQDLHRDFLEPFLAGRIG
- a CDS encoding carboxymuconolactone decarboxylase family protein; this encodes MSRIPYADLENSPKKIQDFFAKMEANSGPIGNLFLMVAHSSAAAREFIRYGDRLLFKADLDSRYRELAIIRISQMCGSRYEWAHHVPIALRTGLAPEQVKQMESWRDSDLFTKEDKVILAFTEEVMKDSRPSDETFTAAAEILDHTGLVELTLSIGHWSMVAKVLNTFAVEIEEDFLKANKDVLSGE
- a CDS encoding MarR family transcriptional regulator — translated: MDQYENCIIFLLAKAYQGAQGLFKKKLKPYGLTPVQHLILEALWEEDGQTAGDIGKKLILDHATVSGVLDRMMDSGWITKETDEADKRFLRVYLSDRAQELKPSLIRAREEANEEILENMTLEEKIVLKRLLKEMKA